The segment CCTTTACATTGACCGTTACACCGGAGGCAATCCGTATATCCCCATCCAGGGTAAATCGTGCCTTGCCGGCCTGTTTATTCTTCTCACGCAGTCTGTTCCGGGCCAGACGGTTGGCTTCTGCCACAGTCTCAACCCGCTCATTGATTTTAAGGACTGGCAGGCCGGCTGCATTCGACAGGCTGTACTTACCCGTAATAAGCTTCCCTTTTGTAGGTTTGTACGTGACTATACATGAGCCGTACGCCCGGTTCGTGCTGCTCTCGCTAAAGCCATAAGTGATAATGTTGCTCTCACCTCGGACGAGATCGGCGACAGCCGGCTTCTTCTCATATTCAGCCTCGTCAAAAAGCACGAGCTTACCTCCTGATATCTTGGCTGCTATGCCCTCGTCTTTTGCAATATCGACCAGAAACGTGAGGTCGGCCTGGTTGGTTTGATCCAGGCGGTCATATGTCGGATTTACAGAGGCCGAGTATACCAAAGAGAGCTTCGCACGGGCCGCGATATCTAGGGCGATGGTCTTGAGCTTCACCTTTTCCCAAGCCTTTGTGCGGGGCTCCTGCTGCGCCTGAGCTCCCCCGAGGGGCAGAGCTACAGCCTGCAACATTACCTTGTCCGGAGGGCCGTCTATGTCGATGGCATCCACCTCGAAAGTGCCACAGGGCAGCTTCGCCTTCTGACCAGGAATATCCCAATTGACAACCGTGATCTCAGCGATCAGCTTGTCTCCGAATTCCGGCTTCCAGGCATTTAACCAGTTTGCTTCCCGATCATCCAAGGAGATTGATATGCTGTCCTGATCCCCGGGCGCTCCGTCCGAGTACGTAAAATCCATCAAATACTTGCTCAAATACTCGGTACCGATTTCCTTGCCGTTATACTTGAGCATGAGATAGGCGTAACGGCCGTCTACCACGGTTTTCATGATCCGTCCTCCTGCCGCCAGGGTGGTAAAGTGGAGGCGGATTCGACAGGGATAACCGGCACCTGCAGCAGGACTCCTGCCGGAAAGATAACCACCTCGGCATAGTCTGGATTAGCATTCATCAACTGGACCATAAATGACTCTTTTCCGGCAACAGAAAAGGCGATACTGTCCCACGTATCGCCCTGAATTGTTCTGTAAGTTTTCATTGTGTCATGCTCACCCTCTGTCTATTGCGCTGATATGCGCCTAAATGCGACTCCCACTCTTTCTGCGCATCACCGATTACCCTGCGGACCGTTTGCTCATCAGCATTACCCTTAATGACTATTGATGGGCTGTAGATAAATTGACCTCCGCCTGAATCAGACTGATCCACTCCAATCATCTTGCCTGTCAAAGCATGGAGATCACGGGAGCGCTGATCTTTACGGATTGGAATAGCCATCTCAGGCCCAGCCTCGCCGAAAATGGAAGGTTTGTTTGCCAGGCCGCCTTCAGCATACATCTGCATGGACTGCACACCCAGCCGCGGTCCGGCCATATCGCCATACTGTTTCCAATGAACGCCGATGTTGATTGTCTTCTCTAATGGCATGTCGGCCATCATCTGATTAAGCTCCATGATCTGCTCTTTGGCTGCATCAACACGTTGTTTCTCTGTTGCACTCAGTTCACCATACTTGCCCATCAGCTCATCAATAGGTGCACCAAGATTCAAATTGATCAATGCGACCTGCTTATCATACAGCTCTTGAAAGCTATCTTTGGCATTCGCGATGTCTTTCTCTGTGTTCTCAAAACTAATCAGGTTTGATTCGAAAGCCTTTTTAAGGTCCTGTGTTTCGAAAGCCAGATTGGCCCAGTTATTGCCGTAGTATCTACCAGTTGCAGCTTCAATTCTATCGGCTAATTCAGAAAGCTTTCTAGCCTGTTCTTCTCCGGTAGTTGTATCAATAATTTTCTGTTGAGCTGTCAAAAATTCTTGATACTGAACATACGACCTGCGGGCATCCTCATAAGCCTGTTCAAAGCCAGATAAATTCGACGTCAATTCATCGTAATTTTCCTTGAGTTCAGGCAGCTGAGACTTCTTATCGAGAATCTCTGCGTCAATCTTTCTCTTTTCTCGTTCAAGCTCGGTTGTGTTCAAGCGATTGGCTAGATCAAGTTGGTCCCGGAAGCTTTCCTTTTTTGCATCCTCGGCTTTGAGAATTTCAGGATTAAGCGCAATGAGCTCTTCCTCAACAATTTTCTGTTTCCTACGCGCCTCAGCGAGTATAGCAGCCGGCGTAGCTGTGTCGTTGATTTTCTCCTCCAAGCGATCGTACTCACGAATCAGGTTCCTAGTCCTCTTTGTCTGGTGTTCTATGTCTTCATAATTATCAAAGACATGTTCCAGATCATCGCCCATGTTGAGCAATTCCTGCCGCGCCTCTTCCTGGTGATTTTTATATGCAATCACCCCTGCCGTCAGAGCGCCAACCGCACCAACAGCTATCCCAATCGGATTCGAAAGCAGCCCCAGCACTCCGCCGAATTTACCGACTCCCTTTGTGGTATCGAACACTGCTTTACCGACCTGACCCAAATCCTTTGCGATCCCAACGGTATTTTTCGCAAGCATGGCAGCCGGAACAGCGAGCCCGATAGCTTTAATGACGTCTTTATTATCTTTTGCCCAAGCTGTCATGTCTTTCAATACCGGCATAAGGTCCTCACCGATCGGGATGATCACCTCATCCATAAGTTCACGACCGAGCACCTTGAGCTCCTGCGTCAGATTGTCGTATTTGACAGCAGCCATCTCTTCCATAGTTTGTTTCGTCATATCAAACTGCTTGTTGGTTGATCCCAAAGCACCGACGACATCCTTCTCCAGATCCTCCCACTGGGAGCCAAAGAGCTCAACGCCGAGCTGATTACGGTAAACCGTGTCCTCAATGGTGTTGAGCTCAGTGATGACCCGCTGCATAGCATCCTTGCCTTTGATGGCTCCAGATCTCAACTGGTCTAGGATGCCGAATCCTTCACCCAATCTACCGGATAACGTGGTTAGGGTATCTTCGGCGCTCTTTCCGCCCTTCTGCAGATCCTTGACCATTTCCTTGGCCGTATCGGCGGAGACATGCTTCAGCAGCTCCAAGTATTGCGCAGATTTAGTACCACCTTTGGTTAAAGCAGCCGTGAAATCCTCGATACCTTCGGGAGCAAACAGCGCAGCCATAGCATCGCTTGTTTTTTCGCTGCCGTCCTGGAGACGGATGTTAAACTCTTTAACCGCATCTCCTACTTTATCGAGATTGAAGGCACCTGCTTCCAAGCCGGCAGAAAAGACATCAAACATCTCATTTGCGGAGTATCCAAGTGCTGCAAACTGAGGTGCATACTCATTTGCGGAGTCTAAGAGCTCCCCGGACTTATCCAGGCCCTGCTGCGCCCCCTGGGCGAGAAGGTTCATGGACTGTTCAGAAGTGATGCCAAACTGCCTCATCAAGGTGTCAGAGGTCTTTACAGATTCAGGGATATCAAACCTGAACACGTCCTGCAAAACAATAGCGTTCCTCGTCGTCTGAGCGAGTTCATCGCCCTGCTGTTTGGTGACATTGCGGGCAGTGATCAAGGCATCCGTGAGGTCATTGACGCCTTCACCGAGGCCTTCGCGGTACATTGACTGTGAAATTTCTTGCAGCTCTGCCAATTCCTCTGCTGTTGCACCGGTGGCAGCACCTAATTGACCAGACTGTGCATCCAGATCCCCAATTGTAGTGATCATACCACCGATAGAATCGGTTAATTTGTCAATAATGGCGTAGGCTCCGGTAAATTGTAGCGTACGTTCGAACACTTGACCAAACTCACGAACATCCTCTTTCAGCTCACCGAAGGCACCAGATGCCCGGCCTGCATCGCGTGTAATCTCATCAAAGCTCCCGCCTTTACGGAGGGAGTTAAGGTCTTTTTTGAGATCGAGCACATCGCTTCCAAGATCGCTAAAGGCTCTCTTTAGTCGGGGGTCGATCTCGCCGTTAAGCTCGAATGACATTTGATATTTCTTCGGCATATCTATCCCCCTCCCTTTCGAGCTTTTTCTTCATCGTAAAATTCTTTAGCAGCCGCATGCCATTCGAAAAGCAACCAGATCGGTGTGCTCATCCAATATGAGACATCGCCTTTCATGGCTCGTGATAGCCCTATCGAGATTTTCATAAGACTGCGAATAGGGTTATCCGCTAAACCAAACCGTTCAAAAAATCTTTTGCAGCACCTGTCACTTTCAGGAAGTCGCGTGCAGTGAGTTTTTTGAGCATTAACGGATTCACACCTGATGCTTTGGCAGCCACGACAGCGTGATAGCCCGGATGCTCTGTTTTATATTTCACAAAAACATTCTTCTGACCCGCGATGAAATCCATAAAATCCGATTCAATGGCCATAATGTCATCACCGGACAAACCGTCAAAATCAAGCGTCAGTTCTTTGTATTCCGTATCTTCCCAAGTAATAGCCCGGGACAGCTTAATCGCTGTTCCGGCCGTTTGGATTTCTTCCAGATTTTCTGTCCTTGCGACTACATCACTCATAATTAATTCTCCCTTCTTATTTAGGCCAAGCCCAGCGCTTTTCTTACGTCCAGCAGAGCATCTTTTCCATTGATCCGGCAAATGTAATTGAATTTGTCGAGCTCAAAAACCGCTTGGCCATCGATGAAGATTTTGAGGTATGTCGCCTCGATTGTATTTGTTGTGCCGGTAGTTGCATTTTGCGCAAGGGTTCCAAGGTCGAGGCTTTTGCTGAAGCCGCGAACCACCACTTTAATCGCTCTGGTTACCACGCTGCTTCTTGAGTTATCGAATTCGCTGAAAGCACCACGGATCTCTAACCCTTTAAAATCGGGACTCACCATGTCAAATGCCTCTTTATTAATTGTCCGCCAGGCGATCCCTACCTCTAACGATCCATAATGACCTTGAGAAGGAAGATCGACTTCTCCTAAAATAGACGCCCCGGACACTGTTGATGTCAGAGGCGTTAAATTCGGGAGGGTGATATCACCTGTTGCGAAGTTATTATTGCTCCCTTCCGGGAAAACAGATAAACCTTCGACCTTGATCGGAATAGTTTTCATGAAGTTAAGCCTCCTTAAGCCGCTGTCAAAGCAGCCAGATATGATACGTCGTAAGCGACGACAAATTCGATTTCTTGAGCCATGGAAGGCGGAGTAATAAAGATGCGATAGACCATTTTTCCGGCACCAAGCTGATCGTCCGGGTTATCAGCGGCGAGGAATTCCACACGGCCGCCGAGCAGATACCCTGCACCAACCAGACCATTAAGCCAGACATTCGCTCCATCCGCGATCGATTCGAGCAGGCGGCGATTAAGCGGATTGTCCACCTGCTGCCAGTGCCGCAACACGAGCTGGTTTTTGATAAAAGAGAACATCCGCCGCACAGGGATGAATGTACGCTGTGCATCCGTGTACTCCGGATATGCTCCCGTGTAGTTGCCCCACGCCCTGAATCCATCCGTCCAGCGGATGCCGGTGACAATGCCATTGGCGTTCAGCGCATTAGCCTGGTCGTACGGGATCCGGACGGCTGTTCCATCTTTGTACAGCAGGCCGTCAGCAGTGATAGGCTGATTCGATGGAGTCTGATAAGGCACGCCTTCGTTCAGGGCATCCGTTGCCACCATAGCTGCTGTGACCAGCGTGGACATGTGGTAAACGCGGCCCTTATATGAGGCCATCGGGTAGGCATTGGTTTGGAGGTGGCTGATATATCCGTTATCCTCTTTCCACGACGCAGCGTCCACGTATTTCAGGCTTGCGTCCATATCCGTGACCACATGAGCCTCAAACAGGCCGTTAATCCCCTGAGCTTTGGCCACCATGACCGCAGCTACTACAGGATCATCCGACCAGCCAGGTGCAACGATCAAGTTTGGCACGAATGATGTCTCAAGGAACACGTCCTCGATCAGCTCCAGCCCTGTTCTGTCACCAGTCAGTGCGTCCGTGCCGCCGATGATCCGGCTGGCCGTCACATTGGATGGCTTCAGAGCGCTGTATCCGACCTGCAGGGATGTGGTCCCCGCCGGAATCGCGCCGCCGCTTACGATGGCAATCACCAGCTTACCAGCAGCGTTGAAGGTCAGCGTATAGTCAGTGCCTTGTACAAACGTCGTGGAGCCGTCTGCCACCGTCACAGAGTCCTTCAGCACGCCCTCTGTGTCGATTGTGTGCATGCCATCCTTAAACGTTGCTGCAGCCGCTGGCACTGCCTCTACGTCCGTCACATCCAGGACATTCACAAAGGCAACTGGTCCCTGCTCCGAGTCAACAAAATGAGCGTGGGCAGCCTCGCAGAGCGTGAAGGACTCCCAATCATCGGAATAGCCCAGCTTGGTGCGGAAATCGTCCAGATTCTTAGCAAGAATGACCTTATTCACCGCTCCGGCAGGGTTCGCGACCTGGTTGATCGGGGCCGTGCCGAAATAAATAGGCAGCGTGTTCGTCTGAACGACCGCTGCCTTCGGTTGAAACACCTCTTTGGCTTTTACACCGTGAAATTCAGCCATGGTTAAACTCCTTTCATCGACAGGGCAGCATGATTCAATGCCGTGCCCGTCTTTCTGATTTGTTTTAAGGACTCCTGCAGGGTAACCACCGGCACAAACAGCGCTCTGATATGTGGATAATCTGTGTACAACGGTTTGAGATACGCCGGATGCCCGCCAAGGAACACCTGATTTGTCCTAAGACTAATCCCGTTCTTGCGGATGGATGGCCCGATGTACATCAACTGCACCGGCTTATCAGCAGCTGCTGGAGCCTCTGGAGCAGATGCCGCCGTAATGTCTTGCTGTTCCTGCTCTTGTTGCTCCTTGTCTCGTTCTCTTTTAGTAGCCATTCTTCCATACCTCCTGTTCGATTGATGGCATTTCCCATGTAGTGGTCATATAGCCCGTCCAGTAGGGATCCGCTTGTTCTTCATGAAACCCCATGGAGAGTGGAAGCGATAATCGTGCCGGCCACCCTTCATATGTCTCGCGTAAAAAAGAGGCTCGAACAAATTCCATGAGATGCAGAACATCCATGTATCCATCCGGCCCCAATCCCTCGCAACCAAATATAAAGTCCATGTTTAACGTGCGATACCCTTCATCGTTATCCTCAGCTGGCCCGAGAAAAACGACGGATATATACGGCCATCGCTCGTCTCGTTCCTCCGGTAATGTGGTTTCCGCTGGTTGAATATCTGTGCCGTAGTCATTTTCCTCGTATTCCGGAGTTGCCCGCGCAGGAAGATCAACTAGATATATGTTTAAAGGCAACCGTAGTGGACCAAGGAACATATCCTTTGTAATCTCCTGCAAGTACCGCTGCAGATGTTTCATCAGCAAACTCGGTGTCACGTATTCAGCCTCCCTAAAGTACGGTAAAGTTCATGTGGCAGGCGCTTTTCCATTTCCTCACCAAACACCTGCTGAACGTGTTCCCGGACCTCTTCACTGCCCACCATTGAAGGTACCGCTGGTCCTCGCAGTTCCTTGATTGGTAGCCGTTTCTTCCCTACCCGCTCAAATACTCCTGTATGACTTCCAGCTGTCGTAATAAAGGCACCCGGGATCGGCTTCTTGGCTCCTCCCCGGTAGACCGCAGCCTTTAAGAACTTCGGTGCTCGCTTAAGCTTGCGCTTGGGAGTTACACCGAATTTGATCAGGGGGATATTATGGCCTCGCGAAGTCAAAGTGGCTTGAAGGTTGTTTCCGAATGCCTTTTTGATTCGAATAGTCTCGACAACTTCCTTCTGCTTGACCAAATACCGTTCCCGGGTCTTTCTCCCGGCTTCTGTCTTTGAACGCTGCGTGGCCCGGTTAAGGCTGGACAAGACCGCCTTGCGAACAGCCTTGTCCATTTGCTTCAGTGACCGATTGACCTGCTGAAAGTTGTCCTTAACATCGATAAAATTACTCATGGCCGCTTACCGTTTGCCTCGAGGACGATCTTCAGGATGCCCGTGTCGTTGGAGACGCCCTTGACCGTATACCGCATAAAGTCCAAATAAAAATACTGGTCAACCCTTGGGGTATACACCAGTACATCGGGATCGATATGGATAATGACATTGTGGGCGGAAACCCCATCAGCGCTCTGAATCGGCTTGCCGTCCAGAGTAAACTTCTCGACGATCATCTCCAGCTGCCGGTCTTTTTGGCCGGTTTGTTTAGCATCGTTTGTATAGGTCGTTACCGTGTGGATCTCGGCGAATTCATTCGAGTTCATGAAGGTCAGTTGGACATCCTTCGCCATCTGCTCTCGAAGGTTCATAGCCTCTCACCGCCTTAGTTTTGGTCGTCAGCTGTCACTTGTTCGGTGTACCATTCTTCAAATTGGGCGACACGATCCTCCGCTTTCCCAGCTGGATCGATCGATAGTGATTCAAGGAACTCCTTCTGCTCCTCCGCCTTCAATTTTGTGAATTGTTCAGGTGTAGTCAGATCATTCAAAAGCGGATTATCCTTATCAGGTTCAGGCTCGTAGAATGTATCCCCTTCTTCCTCTGCAGCCCCCAGTTCAAGTAATCGCTGAGCTTCTTTTTCGGTCAAACCGAGGATTTCCTTCCCGTGCTGATAAAGTTTTCCGTTATGAATAACCTTGTTAATTGCTCGAATCATCGTATTTTCCCTCCTCTAAGTTAAAGTACTTTCGCGACAACCCAGCCAGCAACGTTTGCTGGTACAGGCAACGGGCGGGAGAGCATCTGCAGCCAGCGCTGAGCCGGTTCTACAGTTACCCAGGATTGCGGCGTGATTTTACCCATAACTCGAACGAATTGCTCTGAGCGCGGATCCATGATCACATTCGCTCCATAGTGGAACGTGAACTTGTCTCTTGTGGACATGATCGCGATTGTGCCGGCTGGAATGAACGGAACTTCTTGACCAGCATCGTTGGTGTAAGTGCCAGTGTAGCTGTATACATCCAGTCCAACGTCACGCAGGCGGCCGTGGTAGGTAACACCGTC is part of the Paenibacillus algicola genome and harbors:
- a CDS encoding phage late control D family protein, with the protein product MKTVVDGRYAYLMLKYNGKEIGTEYLSKYLMDFTYSDGAPGDQDSISISLDDREANWLNAWKPEFGDKLIAEITVVNWDIPGQKAKLPCGTFEVDAIDIDGPPDKVMLQAVALPLGGAQAQQEPRTKAWEKVKLKTIALDIAARAKLSLVYSASVNPTYDRLDQTNQADLTFLVDIAKDEGIAAKISGGKLVLFDEAEYEKKPAVADLVRGESNIITYGFSESSTNRAYGSCIVTYKPTKGKLITGKYSLSNAAGLPVLKINERVETVAEANRLARNRLREKNKQAGKARFTLDGDIRIASGVTVNVKGYGRFDGKYIIESAHHSIGMNPYQTDIEIRKVLGW
- a CDS encoding tail protein X translates to MKTYRTIQGDTWDSIAFSVAGKESFMVQLMNANPDYAEVVIFPAGVLLQVPVIPVESASTLPPWRQEDGS
- a CDS encoding phage tail tape measure protein, whose protein sequence is MPKKYQMSFELNGEIDPRLKRAFSDLGSDVLDLKKDLNSLRKGGSFDEITRDAGRASGAFGELKEDVREFGQVFERTLQFTGAYAIIDKLTDSIGGMITTIGDLDAQSGQLGAATGATAEELAELQEISQSMYREGLGEGVNDLTDALITARNVTKQQGDELAQTTRNAIVLQDVFRFDIPESVKTSDTLMRQFGITSEQSMNLLAQGAQQGLDKSGELLDSANEYAPQFAALGYSANEMFDVFSAGLEAGAFNLDKVGDAVKEFNIRLQDGSEKTSDAMAALFAPEGIEDFTAALTKGGTKSAQYLELLKHVSADTAKEMVKDLQKGGKSAEDTLTTLSGRLGEGFGILDQLRSGAIKGKDAMQRVITELNTIEDTVYRNQLGVELFGSQWEDLEKDVVGALGSTNKQFDMTKQTMEEMAAVKYDNLTQELKVLGRELMDEVIIPIGEDLMPVLKDMTAWAKDNKDVIKAIGLAVPAAMLAKNTVGIAKDLGQVGKAVFDTTKGVGKFGGVLGLLSNPIGIAVGAVGALTAGVIAYKNHQEEARQELLNMGDDLEHVFDNYEDIEHQTKRTRNLIREYDRLEEKINDTATPAAILAEARRKQKIVEEELIALNPEILKAEDAKKESFRDQLDLANRLNTTELEREKRKIDAEILDKKSQLPELKENYDELTSNLSGFEQAYEDARRSYVQYQEFLTAQQKIIDTTTGEEQARKLSELADRIEAATGRYYGNNWANLAFETQDLKKAFESNLISFENTEKDIANAKDSFQELYDKQVALINLNLGAPIDELMGKYGELSATEKQRVDAAKEQIMELNQMMADMPLEKTINIGVHWKQYGDMAGPRLGVQSMQMYAEGGLANKPSIFGEAGPEMAIPIRKDQRSRDLHALTGKMIGVDQSDSGGGQFIYSPSIVIKGNADEQTVRRVIGDAQKEWESHLGAYQRNRQRVSMTQ
- a CDS encoding phage tail assembly protein: MSDVVARTENLEEIQTAGTAIKLSRAITWEDTEYKELTLDFDGLSGDDIMAIESDFMDFIAGQKNVFVKYKTEHPGYHAVVAAKASGVNPLMLKKLTARDFLKVTGAAKDFLNGLV
- a CDS encoding phage major tail tube protein, producing the protein MKTIPIKVEGLSVFPEGSNNNFATGDITLPNLTPLTSTVSGASILGEVDLPSQGHYGSLEVGIAWRTINKEAFDMVSPDFKGLEIRGAFSEFDNSRSSVVTRAIKVVVRGFSKSLDLGTLAQNATTGTTNTIEATYLKIFIDGQAVFELDKFNYICRINGKDALLDVRKALGLA
- a CDS encoding phage tail sheath family protein gives rise to the protein MAEFHGVKAKEVFQPKAAVVQTNTLPIYFGTAPINQVANPAGAVNKVILAKNLDDFRTKLGYSDDWESFTLCEAAHAHFVDSEQGPVAFVNVLDVTDVEAVPAAAATFKDGMHTIDTEGVLKDSVTVADGSTTFVQGTDYTLTFNAAGKLVIAIVSGGAIPAGTTSLQVGYSALKPSNVTASRIIGGTDALTGDRTGLELIEDVFLETSFVPNLIVAPGWSDDPVVAAVMVAKAQGINGLFEAHVVTDMDASLKYVDAASWKEDNGYISHLQTNAYPMASYKGRVYHMSTLVTAAMVATDALNEGVPYQTPSNQPITADGLLYKDGTAVRIPYDQANALNANGIVTGIRWTDGFRAWGNYTGAYPEYTDAQRTFIPVRRMFSFIKNQLVLRHWQQVDNPLNRRLLESIADGANVWLNGLVGAGYLLGGRVEFLAADNPDDQLGAGKMVYRIFITPPSMAQEIEFVVAYDVSYLAALTAA
- a CDS encoding phage tail protein; amino-acid sequence: MSNFIDVKDNFQQVNRSLKQMDKAVRKAVLSSLNRATQRSKTEAGRKTRERYLVKQKEVVETIRIKKAFGNNLQATLTSRGHNIPLIKFGVTPKRKLKRAPKFLKAAVYRGGAKKPIPGAFITTAGSHTGVFERVGKKRLPIKELRGPAVPSMVGSEEVREHVQQVFGEEMEKRLPHELYRTLGRLNT